A window of Pan paniscus chromosome 10, NHGRI_mPanPan1-v2.0_pri, whole genome shotgun sequence contains these coding sequences:
- the IAPP gene encoding islet amyloid polypeptide, translating to MCILKLQVFLIVLSVALNHLKATPIESHQVEKRKCNTATCATQRLANFLVRSSNNFGAILSSTNVGSNTYGKRNAVEVLKREPLNYLPL from the exons ATGTGCATCCTGAAGCTGCAAGTATTTCTCATTGTGCTCTCTGTTGCATTGAACCATCTGAAAGCTACACCCATTGAAAG TCATCAGGTGGAAAAGCGGAAATGCAACACTGCCACATGTGCAACGCagcgcctggcaaattttttagtTCGTTCCAGCAACAACTTTGGTGCCATTCTCTCATCTACCAACGTGGGATCCAATACATATGGCAAGAGGAATGCAGTAGAGGTTTTAAAGAGAGAGCCACTGAATTACTTGCCCCTTTAG